CCAAAAAACTGTGGAATACTATATCTGACCACATACAAAAAAATTTGTTATGCTAaccttaataacaaaataatacttttagatccTTAACTATTTCATATGCATCTGTTTACCCTAACCATCAATGatttttgtgtgtaaatatACACGAACGCCTTGTCtggcatttattttttatgtggtTCATCTACTGCACAATCACAaggtaaatgaaaatatggAAAAGAAGAAGCTGTACTAGTTATAACATGGcttatatgtttttcatatatttacgAATTAAATTGATTTTCGGGCTTTTGTCTTTGAACTTACGTTTTGTCTCGAAAACATGCATGTCAAGAATGTGTAAATTGCAGAGcagtaatatatttttttatgttgtttgtcGTCGAGTTCACCAGATTGATAGTCGTTGTTCAATAGTAGTTGAtgttatctttttgttttaaaagttttatgtaaATAGTTTTAAGAGTATTGCAACATAACATTATTGTTGCGAATCTAATACTTTCACGTGTTTAGCATTAATAACAACATTGCAAtgatttctaaatttacagtattgcTTTGAAATAGTCGTACAATTGGAGTGTATGtgtcaaatacaaataaatgaatcgCAATTGTTGTTATCTGTGTTCTCTGCACTTATACACATATGTATGTATTAAGCCAATATTTGGAATTTACATTGCATTTACTATATATGGCTGTACGTTGACTTTATGTtgtatgtaatgtttttttcacgTTATATATCTCTTTCTAATTGTTTTTACACggttaaaatgtattttcaaaagagcacgacattttcctttttttaatacaaCCTCTCGATTTCAAACGTTGTTAAGATCACCGCAATAACACGATAGTGTGATTATTTGTTGATTTGAGGTAtgattgatatgttcataattatgaaTTAACTATGTACAAAATTTGGATTTTTGGAAAAACAAAGGCTTTCCTACCTAAAGAATAGATTACCTTTGCTGTATTTGCCAAAACATTTAGGTATTTTCGGTCCTTTATGCTCTtgaacttcgtactttatttggccttttgaaaatgttgtgattcgagcgtcactgatgagtcttttgcaaACGAAACGTTCGTCtggattaaatatattttttttatcctggtatctaagatgagtttatttggttcttttttaaataaggaatattgtttgtaatTCCTAACATCCAAAATAACTTTAGCAAGAAGATCAAGTGCTTTTGATTTGGAGATGACTTggaattgtttgtttaaatttatcttAACATCTAGTGCATTTGAATCTATCTATCCAACAGATATGGTTAAATATGTAATTTGGGTCATTTGAATGTACAAACATATGAAATGTTCTCATAATAGATTACAAATAGTACAAAGTGTACTGCGTCGTTTGAAAACTTATTCCAAAATGTGAAGCTCACAGTTCCATTATTATATAATGTTAGAATTTGGTGGTCATAAACGTTTAAGCTatcaatattgaattattttccTCTTAAATATCAagcttaataaaaaaataaagatattggATACAAATCAATGAAATAGACAAACGAGCCAACTAGGCATATATAGCTATATGTAGACCACATTTCTCGTACTCCTGGCTTTTATTCAAGTTTTATGTCCTCTTGTAATATCTTGTTTTCTAACGATATTGTGTGAACATAATCTTTACCTCAATCTGTTGCTATATAATCTGGCTGTTCCTATGTTAACTCTACTATGTTTGACATTTTAGGGTCATGTAGcggttggtgtttttttttttatatcatgcaCTTTTTATGTTTAGTCTTTGTTATTACCAACTATGAAAGATTGTTTGGTCGATTTCACGACTATGTTAGACTATTACAATTACCATTTCTAAATCTTATGATTTGAATAAACTATACCGACGTTGAAAGGTGaagaaaagtacaaaaaaataaaatgtttccaTATAGAGGCGTTGAATAGTGATTATCTTATCACTTCAGTATTTGACGTCTACAGTGCAAGTATTATCTGATCAGTCTTGTCGTAGGCTTTATTCTGACAGTATACAATGTTCAAGTcttgtttactattgttttcagttttaactCTGACATATGGTCAGGCAATTCAGTTAATGCCAGGAACTACAACAAAAACacgtatgttttttttatttgtttcttgagatgttatatttttttatttgaaagataTGGCAATTAGTAATATCGTCTACTTGGTATATGAAGTTTAGCAAAAAAGGTAGGTTGAACTTGTTTTAGGGTAAGCAAAACCTTCCGcttaggtagcactccacagttaggtgtgcagattcgcattttggcccctgtgaattttttcaaatatgagagctagtgtgcaagaaaattcatttttggatagctgagtattaaaatagcctttgtattgggtttatatgaacatcaaggttatgtaatgtatgtaatataggctgttttctgtatgacagtccgtatttgtaTGTCCCTATATatataccatacattggtccggcaattattgtaatgctTTTTACCAacttgtgattggattttacgaaaaaatgaggcgaaagacacccattttttatttgaacattaGGAAGATTTAGGGAAACAGTTTctgaaaaggtatcactcaaaggcattgaaattctagtttgatccaaatttttgggggaaatgtgacatgttcacccccctttttatgggaaataaatgcagaatgttgccatggatacacataaaaagaattaattttcaccgttttaacttttgaaaatagaatctatggaagatactgattacatacatatgcacatgtacaatacaaacagttggttaatgtattagaaatccaggaataggagatgataaaacattttgtggcgcatttttaattttattatctaaCTGTTGAGTGCTACCTTATATTGCAATGTTCAAAATACCGCTTAATTGACAACTTTACGCGACAAAGCTTATGTGGTATCTTAATGTGTTTACACCATAACAATGATAGCCAAAACcaatatattttgaaagaaaaactgacaaaaatagAGGCCAAAGATACCTAAGGAATATTTAAGCTCATAAGTTTAGAACAAACTGAAAATACCATGTCAAAACACTAAAAacaacgaagagattctccttATAACTGCCcggtaaacaaaattattttttgtttccatgTGAAAGTGTGTTTCATTGTAAGCCTTGTTTAGTCAGTTCTTTCCagctttaaatttaaattacttCTTTGATTTCTATTTCAGAATGTAAAGACAAATTACCAAACtgttttgcatttaaaaaagattCTTGTCTAGCACCATATGAACAATGGGCAAAAGATTACTGTCCAGTCTTTTGTGGATTCTGCGTAGGTAAGAAAGTCATGAGAGAAACAAACACAATACATAAACAATTTAATCAGATATACAATTTGCCGTTTTATAAGCTTATTAACGTCTCCAGcatttacttttgaaaaaaaacccacatgaAGACATTGGtgagaaaataattttgttacttCAAAACAATTGATATTACTAGCAAACGTTCCGCCAACATTCggacaattgaaaaaaatgcaaattttcgaAAACCGATGGCAATgtaagttgttgttttttgttaaatgtatatttgttttatgaaggTCCAACAACCCCAGTACCACCTTGTGAGGACATCAAACCTGATTGTCATGTATACCAAAAATCTGTATGTACTGACGACGCATACAGACAATGGGCCTTTGATAATTGTGCGTACTACTGCCGACTCTGTACATGTAAGTTAAAATGTATAAGTATTCAAGATCATATGATTTAATTTTGCTACGGGTGATGGAGAACCAGaggaaatagaaaataaataacttttaactTTGCCTGATAAAACCGATATACGGCACTTTGCTCTTCACATAATGACGAAAACTATTCTGCAAAGCGAAGCCGCGTCATGAAATCAGCATGCATAGCTACAGATGAAAGGAAGAAATACTCCGGGAAACATCCTCCAGCTCCTCAACCCCCAACAACCCGCCCCGAGAATACCAAATACATCGTCCCCTAATTCTATCAGAGTCATACATATATCGAAAAGAGTTACATGAAGTCTTTTCTTTCTTAACCTTATTCAATGTATGGTATGAAACCGatgatatatatttcatttctttcCATTCTTTAATAaggtaaatattaaataatatgaaaacaaatgcttttttatttagaaaatgaaatatctaCACATAGTTTTACCAcactttactaaaaaaatataaggtaGAAATTGAAATCTAGTTTTAACTATATTTCCAAGAAATCTTGCATAGAACTGAAGAAGGcttttatgatttgttttcatttattttcttctaaaatcGGCAGCTGATATTGCATGAACTTTACATCACTTTAtatttatggtaaaaaaaaaataacttgatttttaaaatgaaattaaaatataaataaaatgataatagTAACAACAATATAACATTATCTACTGATTTTTCCGTTTAACTGTTATTGCTAAAAAATACTCTCTAAACATTTGTGAACCATTTTTTGCCACTGCCACATTTGTAAAgatgtttattataaaaatactttttcagcGGACCAGCTTATTATTAAAGACAGTCAAGTAACAACTTTACCGCCATCATGTAAGTATAACCAATGATGACTCTTGTCTTAAAGGTGCCATACTGCCATCATTTTAAAAACCATTGTTACAAAATTTCCAATGCGTCCATATTGCAATGCAAACTAAATTTCCCAGGACAACATCTTTGCTTTTCATGTGTTCTCTTATCTGCAATGTCTAAATGAAAACTATGCACCCTCACAGTAGAActcttttctttttactttaaacttcaattcattgtcaattttcatACCGATTTTGTGGTACAATTCTTGCACagtgttcaaattattttacaccacaatatatcttactttactttaaaattcatttttacctaattatatatacacattcaCTTAACTTTATCCTCAATATTATGATGATATAGGTGAAAATGATTCCGACTTCATAGGAAACTTTAATCACCAATGAGCAATGCATTACGGGCAgagtaaacaaacaaataatgcaTTGATATTCTGACCGGGTATCAGTTTTTATTCTGGCGGTGTTCATTTCCTTGTATACACTATTGTTATGCTAAACAGATGTTATGTTTAAATCATATGAATCaagtgactggtgaaaaataatgtttactcAATCCTGAAACCAATGCATGCATATATCAtgaacttagtcttctgtgtcagatttttttcatttcttacgCTAAAAATTGTACAATCGAGCTATATAtcgtaaattttgttttgtctgtctgttatgatttaacaaatatggcagcTCATGAattgccgtgttttgaagccgtaGTTCagcgattgtcaccttatagtaaacaatgaataaagaagcatggatattgagcacgtgCATAACTTGTACAAtcatataaaagtttatttattgctgaatgatatatgtacacagtttcagaaaagttATTACTTccagcgattgaaattctacttttagccaaattttggggaaatatgtgacatcttttctctcctttttgcaatattttttaacaaataaatgcagattgttgccatggatacatccaaaagaaattatattttaccattttaaatactggatataaaatctatggtagattctgattacatacatttatgcacatatatgacacaaacagtaagctggATATTGCATGAAAGCAATGACAGGGGATGGTAAAATctataagggcaaattttaatatttttcctaactgtttattgctacctaaagacacagatccatgcgtattgcgatcaacGGATTTTTACTTCTTATTAATGTGGACAAATTGaagaattttcttcaaaaaaagtaatatatataagttttatgatgaaaactatgtttagtaataaaaaacatatgcattatttttttttatcaatttgaggtttcatatgactttaaaaaatcaGGGTATGCTTTTAGGAATTTAGttttcaatgctctttaacttcgtacttttttggcattttaaactttttttggattcggcgttactgatgagtctttagtagaaatactaaatactaaatttattcctggtatctatgatgagtttatttactatgttacagaaaaaaaaaacacaatataaaataaaaccaacgtaaacaaaataatgaaaagattTTAGATCGAACTATAGATTGCAGTAATAACATGTAATCGATATAATAAAAAATCGttagataaaaaaacaacaataaagaaagtcttaatgttaaaaaaaagaaacagctCATATAGATGAACATGTCGTGTAAAATACTGACtgcttaatttttatttttgtagtatGTGTGGATAAACGTCAAGACTGTGATAAGTATGGTAAAGACTCCTGTACAGGCCCATACATTACCTGGGCTACAGAGAACTGTAATCGTTATTGTGGATTCTGTACCGGTTAGTATAcactaaatatcaatagttttttttatactgcaatcagcgATTTTACTATACAGAcaaagctatacgtataaatgttagctttatacgtcaatgacctcAACTTACCTATTAGCCCCGCCAACTTACCGGAAGTAGTGTCACTTCACGTCACAGCCATGACAATGTGtagtaataatttaaaacttttatagaTTAAAACTTGTTATGTCTTCAATTAAGTAATTTACATACCATGTTtggtaaaagagggacgaagataccaaagggacagtcaaactcataaatctaaaacaaactgacaacgtcatggctaaaaatgaaaaagacaaacagacacacattagtacacatgacattttttagtaaatgtTATTAGTATAGTTCATTTCCTTATCTAATTCCAAATGTCAATGTCTAACCGCCTGGACTTTGAGAGTTACTATGCTTATAAATGGTACCGAAATGGTACACCAAGAgggaaataacatttttttttacaataaatttgttacatatttcttctttttttttcttctttttatcgatttcaatataaaaacaatatacgtatagtgtcttgaaatatgaaatttatttgaatttggcaCGTTTCTTGGCCTTAAATATCATTTGAATGTACGTAACAGTTTCACGAAAACTATTGGTAATGTTTGaattaacataaaacatacGAAACGTTTATACCTTTGTTTAAAAAACACTAAAGccaatttgtttctttttttcaaatagctGCTTAAGGGTTTTTGTATTATACATCCACGGTTTTAAGTTTTTAGGTATGAACATTCATATTAAAGATACACAGAGAAACTTTTTCCAATTTCGGATATACGAAATAAATAACGTGTTTTCCTTACTAGTACTGGGTCAATTCCACTGGTGCTGGGCTCTTAGTTCCTGATAACATCATCAGCTCATTATTCATTACTTCAGTGCTAATAAGATTGAACTAGTTCGTCAAAATATTGAcacaattgaaaaatttcatgaaacctatCTTCATTAGACTACTCCATTTGCATTATATTGTTAGATGATATCcgacaaaaataaatgtagatCCGTTCATTAGTATCTATAGGCCAACAAgcaatctatataaaatttaagtCAAACTAATATTAATAACGATATGACacttttaacaataaatgagtgttttcttgttaaatttttaCTGCTGTTTCATATCTCCAGAATTGGACAGtatcgtttacaaaaaaaacccggATATCCCTTATTATTTTCATTGTCAATTGGAACAGCTTGGATTATGTCAACTatcaaagaaataaaagtaACAAAGGATGTACCAGTTCGCTTGGTATTGACCCGCAAAGTAATTGACAAATACCTTTGAAAATTTATGTTCCCCGCAAATTCGTAAACGAATTATTTTAAAGAGAGCCTTTAGCATTGAATGTATTTTGTGCTAACACAGCTTTATTATACTGTGAATTAATTCATTTTCGTGCAGTTTTTCGTGGATTCATAAAACATTGCATTTGCATTGTTATCTAATTTCGTAGTtttgtactaaattataatcctggtacctttgataaatattttgtcaaagtctgcatacaagccaatataacatttgtaattcgttgaacattttaattcatGGTTCACCGGAATCCAAGAAATCCAAGAAAATTGATATCCCACAAATAACAATGAATTCACAGTagtttttcagttaaaaaactttgaatttttcgaaaatctaaggaATTTCTTATACCAGGCATAaatttccttagccgtatttggcacaacttttgggaattttggatcctcaacgctcttcaactttgttcatgtttggctttataaatattttgatatgagcgtcactgatgagtcatatgtagacgaaacgcgcgtctggcgtactaaatgataatcctggtacctttgataactaatttcaCATTGATTTTTATACAATGATCATAACCAAATGCCTTACAGGAATCAGCAAATGTACAATGTAGAAGAATGAGTTGATGATACTATGCATGCAAATACAGCATCTACATTAGAAGAGTCAACAAGAATTCAAAACTGGTTTTCGATAAGTTCTATTTCATCATATAGGCCAAAcgtactgatcattcagttaatttagccattaaaaaatttaaaaaactaacaaaaatagGAAAGTAAATGTTAATTGTAGGCTATTTACTAATtcatatataatgaaaataaactttACATATAGCTTTGCTTTACATTACAGAAAATAGTCAGTTGATTGCATAAACTGTGTATATAGTACTTTTAGACATATTACATATGTGTGTATTTCCATAGGTCTACCTACAACGACAAAGCCATGTATAGATGCCATACCCAATTGTAATCAGTTCcaaaaagatacatgtacaaacattAAGTACAAAGGATGGGCGGATGCAAACTGTAGTAAACATTGTGGTTTCTGCTCTGACGGAAGTAGTAGTGGTAAGCAGACGATTACTCGCTATTtacaaattatgtataaaatgtgatattcccaaaaaatttgaataataacaattttcaatGAGTATTTACGAAAACTAACAAACAGATTATCTGTTTTCAGTGAACAAtcatcaatttttaatttattttggtaaaacaaatcttcattatatacaaatactagtatttgatattttgtatatatataatcagGGAAGTAGCATGTATTCGAAATTCAAATTCATAAGATATTTGATATTCTACACCTTGAtgaacttcaaattttacaaaactctcagaaatacaaatttaaaaataacgcCTTCAatactgttttataatattgtcACAATGTTGTGATTCGTAAGTAACTTATCATTGCAATGAAACTATAGGTAATCAACCATCTGTAACTTCTGCTCCAACATTTGCACCACCTCAACCACAAGCTCCAGGAAATCAACCTACCCCTTCAGGTACGTTTTAAGAATGTTATACACCTCTTCACGAAATATAATTAGCAATTTGGTGAGTATGATTGTTCTGTTTCCATTCAATCTGATGAAGGTTAACAACGGTCGTTTAACGTCCAACATGATtccagatttttttctattacatATCTCAATATATGATACATATTCACACATTCATTATTACTGTAAACCTCATCAGGTAGCAAACGCATTGGTTGTTTTGATAAATCCCTAACATTTTTCTTATCATGTATAATATTTACATAACGATCAAAATAACCTGCACAGATAATAgttttaattgtcatttgaatTCCTAATCACCTCACTACCTTGGTAATGATAACGTGCATATAAGACAAGGCAATTGTATCTTTTCCATTGCcttatgtgtgtttttttttttagttttctgtaacACTTGAGGGATTTAAGTAAAATGTTTACTGAGatgtgtaaataaatgtaatctCTAGCTTTACATTATTGTAAGAAAACTTACATAATATGATGGAATTATGAAAttcttcatttgttttgttcatagcACAGATTTTCTTATGATTTAGCGAGATCCATAGAGCGTAGtcaaatatttttagaattgcTTTCAAAAGAGCAGCTACCTACCGAATCATGTTGTAGACTTATTTTGATTAATCGAGTTGTTTATTGtcagttttaaatgttatattgcCGTAATTGCTGTCAGTTACATATTTTAACGTTCATTGCATTTTATTTGTAGCTACATTGGCACCACCTCTACCTGCTGgtaaatgattatttatttgtaatgagttatacaaaaacattatataattaaaaaatgaaaacgatcggagtttctttgtcattttcattttacataaCGTTCTGGCATTTATATTAAGGTGATTGCTAATTCTTCGTTCAAAAAAACGTCTTTCCTttcactgttttgaatatgtgtttttttacttaaaaatcatttctatcaaacttttgaaaaactctGATGTACCAAAAACTTTACAAAGAAAGAACGATATTTCGTCGACACATTTCTGATAAATATACTGGTGTACATTGAGAGTATGATACGTTCAGTAGTTAGTACTTCGGTATTGACATGATTTATAGCAAACTTATCGAAAATTAACCgtttcttaatattgaaattatataGAAGCTCATGTTTCTTCTCCCTACAGAAAGGTGACCTTAGATCGATGTGACTTATTTTGTACTTCTGTTCATATACCTCTTTCACTGTTTCGGGTTTTATACATTCatcactttcaaatatttggctttgtgCATTCCTGATAAAGGTTAATCTAGAAAAGCGATTCGAACGCATGCAATTTGTTGTTTCCATCTTTTCTTCTTTAGGAAAAAAAGggtctttaaaatttaaaaactgacATTCACATCTGCTCATacaaaaatctttgaaatcaAATAGAGGAAAAAAGTCATTGTCTTACAGAAATCGTCCAACTACATAATTCGAAGGATAACAGCTTTATTTCAAAACCTGGAGCTTACAGATACTCTCGCTAGTAGACTTTTAAATAGCTTCTAATTTTATATTCGGGGTATAACCATTCAAAAGAATGTTCATATCGCGTTGTGCTCTTGTTAAGTAAGATGTTGATACATGTTTAGATGAAATGACATGAATTACTTTAGTTATTGCAATTGATTTGACAATTACAATTTTTCCGATGGAGATATCTGAATATTCACGTTGTAATAACTATTGCCCTTTTATCTACACATGTATCTTAATCAAAACTAACCAATTATTTACAAGCATTAAATTTAAAACCTAGAGTTTTGATGCCATATGTCTATTTGATGGAAAGGAAACCAtctttgttcaatttt
Above is a window of Mytilus trossulus isolate FHL-02 chromosome 4, PNRI_Mtr1.1.1.hap1, whole genome shotgun sequence DNA encoding:
- the LOC134715248 gene encoding uncharacterized protein LOC134715248 produces the protein MFKSCLLLFSVLTLTYGQAIQLMPGTTTKTQCKDKLPNCFAFKKDSCLAPYEQWAKDYCPVFCGFCVGPTTPVPPCEDIKPDCHVYQKSVCTDDAYRQWAFDNCAYYCRLCTSDQLIIKDSQVTTLPPSLCVDKRQDCDKYGKDSCTGPYITWATENCNRYCGFCTGLPTTTKPCIDAIPNCNQFQKDTCTNIKYKGWADANCSKHCGFCSDGSSSGNQPSVTSAPTFAPPQPQAPGNQPTPSATLAPPLPAGK